A region from the Arvicola amphibius chromosome 12, mArvAmp1.2, whole genome shotgun sequence genome encodes:
- the Slc18a3 gene encoding vesicular acetylcholine transporter translates to MEPTTPTTQARAAATKLSEAVGAALQEPQRQRRLVLVIVCVALLLDNMLYMVIVPIVPDYIAHMRGGSESPTLVSEVLEPTLPPPTQANASAYLTNTSASPTVAGSGRSILRPRYPTESEDVKIGVLFASKAILQLLVNPLSGPFIDRMSYDVPLLIGLGVMFASTVMFAFAEDYATLFAARSLQGLGSAFADTSGIAMIADKYPEEPERSRALGVALAFISFGSLVAPPFGGILYEFAGKRVPFLVLAAVSLFDALLLLAVAKPFSAAARARANLPVGTPIHRLMLDPYIAVVAGALTTCNIPLAFLEPTIATWMKHTMAASEWEMGMAWLPAFVPHVLGVYLTVRLAARYPHLQWLYGALGLAVIGVSSCVVPACRSFAPLVVSLCGLCFGIALVDTALLPTLAFLVDVRHVSVYGSVYAIADISYSVAYALGPIVAGHIVHSLGFEQLSLGMGLANLLYAPVLLLLRNVGLLTRSRSERDVLLDEPPQGLYDAVRLRERSVQGTDGGEPCSPPGPFDGCEDDYSYYTRS, encoded by the coding sequence ATGGAACCCACCACGCCAACCACTCAGGCCCGTGCGGCGGCCACCAAGCTGTCGGAAGCGGTGGGAGCCGCGCTACAAGAGCCCCAGAGGCAGCGGCGCCTGGTGCTGGTCATCGTGTGCGTTGCACTGTTACTGGACAACATGTTGTACATGGTCATCGTGCCCATTGTTCCCGACTATATCGCCCACATGCGAGGGGGAAGCGAGAGCCCTACGCTGGTCTCTGAGGTGTTGGAACCCACCCTGCCGCCACCCACTCAGGCTAATGCCAGCGCCTACTTGACCAACACCTCAGCGTCCCCGACGGTTGCCGGGTCTGGTCGGTCAATCCTGCGGCCTCGCTACCCCACAGAAAGTGAAGATGTGAAGATAGGGGTGTTGTTTGCCTCTAAGGCCATCCTGCAGCTTCTGGTGAACCCCTTGAGCGGGCCTTTCATTGATCGCATGAGCTACGACGTGCCGCTGCTTATTGGCCTGGGCGTCATGTTCGCCTCTACGGTCATGTTTGCCTTTGCAGAGGACTATGCCACTCTCTTCGCTGCGCGCAGTCTACAAGGCCTGGGCTCAGCCTTCGCGGACACGTCTGGCATCGCCATGATCGCCGACAAGTATCCAGAGGAGCCTGAGCGCAGTCGTGCCCTGGGCGTGGCACTGGCCTTTATCAGCTTTGGAAGTCTGGTGGCGCCACCCTTTGGGGGCATCCTCTACGAGTTCGCCGGCAAACGTGTGCCCTTTCTAGTGCTCGCGGCCGTTTCGCTCTTCGACGCGCTGCTACTGCTGGCGGTTGCTAAGCCCTTCTCGGCGGCGGCTCGGGCGCGGGCCAACCTGCCTGTGGGCACACCTATCCATCGCCTCATGCTGGACCCTTACATCGCTGTGGTAGCCGGCGCGCTCACGACCTGTAACATTCCCCTTGCGTTCCTCGAGCCCACCATAGCCACGTGGATGAAGCACACAATGGCGGCATCCGAGTGGGAGATGGGCATGGCTTGGCTGCCGGCTTTCGTGCCGCACGTGTTGGGCGTCTATCTTACTGTGCGCCTTGCCGCGCGCTATCCACACCTGCAGTGGCTGTATGGCGCTCTCGGACTGGCGGTGATTGGAGTGAGCTCGTGCGTCGTGCCTGCCTGCCGCTCTTTCGCGCCGCTAGTGGTCTCGCTCTGCGGCCTCTGCTTCGGCATCGCGTTAGTGGACACGGCGCTGCTACCCACGCTAGCCTTCCTAGTGGACGTGCGCCACGTATCAGTCTATGGCAGCGTCTATGCTATAGCTGACATCTCCTACTCTGTGGCCTACGCGCTAGGGCCCATAGTGGCAGGCCATATCGTCCACTCCCTTGGCTTTGAGCAGCTCAGCCTTGGCATGGGCCTGGCCAACCTGCTCTACGCACCGGTCCTACTGCTTTTACGTAACGTGGGTCTCCTTACACGCTCGCGTTCCGAGCGCGATGTGCTGCTTGATGAACCCCCGCAGGGTCTGTACGATGCGGTGCGCCTGCGTGAGCGTTCGGTGCAGGGCACCGACGGCGGTGAACCTTGCAGCCCGCCTGGCCCTTTTGATGGTTGTGAGGACGACTACAGCTACTATACCCGCAGCTAG